Proteins from a single region of Apostichopus japonicus isolate 1M-3 chromosome 21, ASM3797524v1, whole genome shotgun sequence:
- the LOC139963194 gene encoding baculoviral IAP repeat-containing protein 3-like, translated as MRVFEKLKRITKREPPRKIMPVIMEKEKFKELFPKDMDSKGMDPNGMDPKGMDQKGMDQKGMDQKGMECYKNRLNTFMTKEWKGEISMKDMAVAGFCCTGTTDEVVCYECRGVISNWSEFEVPIRLHKKIYPGCDFVIKLSENEIKKRTQFDSPQKEADSGETSNEEDAMEFFWSEFNRLMSFEKWPLSSPVDRYDLAATGFYCLDGTSTVMCVGCGKEVSDWKLGDRPKEKHQDVDGMPCQFATNKGSEEEDMDEVEIQQFIRRCISTKK; from the coding sequence ATGAGGgtttttgaaaaattgaaaagaattaCTAAAAGGGAACCACCCAGAAAGATAATGCCTGTCATTATGGAAAAGGAGAAATTTAAGGAGCTATTTCCAAAAGATATGGACTCAAAAGGTATGGACCCAAACGGTATGGACCCAAAAGGTATGGACCAAAAAGGTATGGACCAAAAAGGTATGGACCAAAAAGGTATGGAATGTTACAAGAATCGTCTAAATACCTTTATGACTAAGGAGTGGAAAGGGGAAATATCAATGAAAGATATGGCAGTCGCTGGTTTTTGCTGCACTGGCACTACTGATGAAGTGGTTTGCTATGAATGCAGAGGAGTCATTTCCAACTGGTCGGAATTTGAAGTTCCGATCAGGCTTCACAAGAAGATCTATCCGGGGTGTGATTTTGTGATCAAGTTATCAGAGAATGAAATCAAGAAACGAACACAGTTTGACAGTCCTCAGAAGGAAGCCGATTCTGGAGAAACCTCCAACGAGGAAGATGCCATGGAATTCTTCTGGAGTGAGTTCAACAGACTGATGTCTTTTGAGAAATGGCCGCTCAGCAGTCCCGTCGATAGGTACGATTTAGCTGCTACTGGATTTTACTGTCTTGATGGTACATCTACAGTGATGTGTGTTGGATGTGGAAAGGAGGTATCAGACTGGAAGTTAGGAGATCGACCAAAGGAGAAACATCAAGATGTGGATGGAATGCCTTGTCAATTTGCTACCAATAAGGGTAGCGAGGAAGAAGACATGGACGAAGTTGAAATACAACAATTTATAAGGCGCTGTATTTCAACTAAAAAGTAA
- the LOC139963195 gene encoding baculoviral IAP repeat-containing protein 3-like has translation MVLFAKLKRITACEPRRNIMPVIMENETFKELVPKGMECYKNRLNTFMTKEWKGDISMKDMAVAGFCYTGTTDKVVCHKCKGVISNWSKFEIPSRLHKKIYPRCDFVNTLRMDAIKKRIQFDSPQKETDSGEISDKEDVMEFFLSEFNRLMSFEKWPLSSPVDRYDLADSGFYCVDGTSAVICVGCGKEISDWKLGDRPKEKHQDVDGMPCQFAINKGSEEGDMDVVEIKQFITHCLSS, from the coding sequence ATGGTGCTTTTTgcaaaattgaaaagaattaCTGCATGCGAACCACGCAGAAATATAATGCCTGTCATTATGGAAAATGAGACATTTAAGGAGCTAGTTCCAAAAGGTATGGAATGTTACAAGAATCGTCTAAATACCTTTATGACTAAGGAGTGGAAAGGGGATATATCAATGAAGGATATGGCAGTCGCTGGTTTTTGCTACACTGGCACTACTGATAAAGTGGTTTGCCATAAATGCAAAGGAGTCATTTCCAACTGGTCGAAATTTGAAATTCCGAGCAGGCTTCACAAGAAGATCTATCCAAGGTGTGATTTTGTGAACACCTTACGAATGGATGCAATCAAGAAACGAATACAGTTTGACAGTCCTCAGAAGGAAACTGATTCTGGAGAAATCTCCGACAAGGAAGATGTCATGGAATTCTTCTTGAGTGAGTTCAACAGACTGATGTCTTTTGAGAAATGGCCGCTCAGCAGTCCCGTCGATAGGTACGATTTAGCTGACTCTGGATTCTACTGTGTTGATGGTACATCTGCAGTGATTTGTGTTGGGTGTGGAAAGGAAATATCAGACTGGAAGTTAGGAGATCGACCAAAGGAGAAACATCAAGATGTGGATGGAATGCCTTGTCAATTTGCTATCAATAAGGGTAGCGAGGAAGGTGACATGGACGTAgttgaaataaaacaatttataaCGCACTGTTTGTCATCTTAA